From one Ammospiza caudacuta isolate bAmmCau1 chromosome 8, bAmmCau1.pri, whole genome shotgun sequence genomic stretch:
- the FASTKD2 gene encoding FAST kinase domain-containing protein 2, mitochondrial codes for MNNKISYLLNTVRCVHRYSSVLTPKSSATTRKHILWIGRCRDPLGNVNFRKLLLNILPSLHGSSLRFVSQKTDVYSTGAEALVSEKASQSSLEVEKLDDAGSFKAKRAVDHSDPFFTSLQKCSCPCDALDLAAEAAVSTKHYTNALTMAWRLYKNLSEEQQRYERQLIFEHPAFMKLCQQLLRDARRVTRGDLVFSLHALVNLGVPQNTLLLQTLVRVCQEKLNQLDNRCISVLATTLAGMDKDKNVSALQAGLQLLVEQRISSIRDIFILQNLMKCLGKDAPVFLKKKLEMAVLREIDGLTFPNALRMFLALAAMNYCSLPILNPCSKKIQENVHDVPFRQLILILEACHTVQYRNVKLFSALADYIHSTAYLWDKRQIILFLSSCETLGFQPTELLDIFAEKVTEDPDFLNLKNLLTVLRVYSRLNHVPRVQKHLFFEILHSCLNKCLPQISNIELLKAVYLLGILGYLPQRALDELLQKDSKDELVLPDDPKEQNTMMLRCVKTCMELDSPSFTKPAFVPTENMSSVVSLNLRKAQEALIELLGDENMFLQNVQLPYRYHIDFEIRMDSDRKKVLPITATDDHPDSRVQRLAFLFAPASAFCLGTTHPQGKLAMKKRHLNKLGYHVILIQNKKFQEMKNEDAVEFLKRKIYSEDAFSFSEATVQNNN; via the exons atgaataataaaataagttaTTTGTTAAATACTGTCAGATGTGTGCATAGGTACAGTTCCGTGCTCACTCCCAAATCTTCAGCCACaacaagaaaacacattttgtgGATTGGCAGATGCAGGGATCCCTTAGGAAATGTGAACTTCaggaaattacttttaaatattttgccttCTCTGCATGGATCGTCTCTTCGATTTGTATCTCAAAAGACAGATGTTTATAGCACAGGTGCAGAGGCTTTGGTGAGCGAGAAGGCTTCCCAGAGCTCCTTGGAAGTTGAAAAGTTGGATGATGCTGGGAGCTTCAAAGCGAAGCGTGCTGTGGATCACAGTGACCCGTTCTTTACCAGCCTCCAGAAGTGCTCCTGTCCTTGCGACGCGCTggacctggctgcagaggcgGCTGTTTCCACCAAGCACTACACAAATGCTCTGACCATGGCCTGGAGGCTCTACAAGAACCTGTCGGAGGAGCAGCAGCGCTACGAGAGGCAGCTGATCTTTGAGCACCCGGCTTTTatgaagctgtgccagcagctgctgcgcGACGCGCGCAGGGTGACGCGCGGGGACCTGGTGTTCAGCCTGCACGCCCTGGTGAACCTCGGCGTGCCGCAGAACACGCTCCTGCTCCAGACCCTGGTGAGGGTGTGCCAG GAGAAGCTCAATCAACTTGATAACCGATGTATCTCAGTTTTGGCAACTACTTTAGCAGGGATGGATAAAGACAAGAATGTGAGCGCTCTTCAAGCTGGATTACA GTTACTAGTGGAGCAGCGCATTTCAAGCATCAGAGACATCTTTATTCTGCAAAACCTGATGAAATGCCTGGGAAAAGATGCTCcagtttttctgaaaaagaaattagag ATGGCAGTTCTGAGAGAAATAGATGGTTTGACTTTTCCGAATGCGCTGCGTATGTTTTTGGCTCTTGCTGCAATGAATTATTGTTCCCTTCCAATCCTGAATCCCTGCAGTAAAAAGATCCaag AAAATGTCCACGATGTTCCATTTCGGCAGTTAATTCTCATTCTGGAAGCTTGTCACACTGTCCAGTACCGTAATGTGAAACTGTTTTCAGCTTTAGCAGACTATATTCATTCTACTGCCTACCTTTGGGACAAAAGACAG ATtatcctttttctctcttcctgtgAGACACTTGGCTTTCAGCCTACTGAGTTGCTGGATATTTTTGCTGAGAAGGTGACAGAAGACCCTGATTTCCTTAACTTGAAAAACCTTTTGACTGTTCTTCGAGTGTATTCACGACTCAACCATGTTCCCAGAGTCCAAAAGCATCT GTTTTTTGAGATTCTTCATAGCTGCTTGAACAAGTGTCTGCCTCAGATTTCCAACATAGAGCTGCTGAAGGCAGTGTATTTACTGGGCATCTTAGGATATCTTCCCCAGCGTGCCCTTGATGAGCTGCTGCAAAAGGACAGCAAGGATGAACTTGTACTGCCAG ATGATCCTAAGGAACAAAACACAATGATGCTTCGCTGTGTGAAAACGTGTATGGAACTTGACAGCCCTTCTTTCACAAAGCCTGCCTTTGTGCCGACTGAGAATATGTCCTCAGTAGTATCCCTTAATCTCAGAAAGGCTCAGGAGGCACTGATAGAACTTCTGGGAGATGAGAACATGTTTCTGCAAAATGTTCAGCTGCCATATAGATATCATATTG attttgAAATCAGAATGGATTCAGACAGAAAGAAGGTGCTCCCCATAACTGCAACAGATGATCATCCTGACTCCCGTGTTCAGAG GTTGGCTTTTCTGTTTGCTCCTGCGTCTGCCTTCTGTCTGGGTACAACACACCCCCAGGGGAAGCTGGCAATGAAGAAGAGGCATCTAAATAAACTGGGCTATCATGTGATTCTG ATCCAGAACAAGAAGtttcaggaaatgaaaaatgaagatgCAGTTGagtttttgaaaagaaaaatttattcagaagatgctttctctttttctgaagCAACTGTGcagaataataattaa